From the Streptomyces sp. Tu 2975 genome, one window contains:
- the clpS gene encoding ATP-dependent Clp protease adapter ClpS, whose amino-acid sequence MGWVTMPVEIERTESAEEAHAVPEPDVPWVTLVHNDPVNLMSYVTYVFQAYFGYSKDKAHKLMLDVHHKGRAVVSSGTREEMERDVQAMHGYGLWATLTQDRG is encoded by the coding sequence ATGGGTTGGGTGACGATGCCCGTAGAGATCGAACGAACCGAGTCGGCGGAGGAGGCGCACGCCGTCCCCGAGCCCGATGTGCCCTGGGTGACGCTGGTGCACAACGACCCGGTCAATCTGATGAGCTACGTCACCTACGTCTTCCAGGCCTATTTCGGCTACTCGAAGGACAAGGCGCACAAGCTGATGCTCGACGTCCATCACAAGGGGCGCGCCGTCGTCTCCAGCGGTACCCGCGAGGAGATGGAACGTGACGTGCAGGCGATGCACGGATACGGACTGTGGGCCACGCTGACCCAGGACCGCGGCTGA
- a CDS encoding putative leader peptide produces the protein MVPPDVSDKTPSTLLLVARLHVDLCRLASAMCTAAPCRSHGTA, from the coding sequence ATGGTTCCCCCTGACGTGAGCGACAAGACGCCGAGCACTCTGCTGCTCGTGGCGCGGCTGCACGTCGACCTGTGCCGCCTCGCCAGCGCGATGTGTACGGCCGCGCCCTGTCGTTCCCACGGCACAGCCTGA
- a CDS encoding PTS transporter subunit EIIC, translated as MSSESAAAPRQKWWNGLFQGLQKIGRSLQLPVAVLPAAGLLVSLGNLFDASLDGPFWDRTSEVLIKGGGGILDGSLGLPLLFCIGVAIGFAKKADGSTALAAVAGFLVYYNVLKAFPVDGTVTEAMPDGTPQNPGVLGGILIGLLTAVIWQRYHRTRLVDWLGFFNGRRLVPIIMAFVCCVLGVLFGLLWDPVGDALTAFSKRLIDLGAWGAGIFGVANRLLIPIGMHQFLNTFFWFQAGEYEGDDGTAVQGDLTRFFAGDPDAGLFMSGFFPIMMFGLPAAALAITHCARPEHRKRVGGLMFSVGLTSFVTGVTEPIEFSFMFVAPLLYGLHALLTGASMAITWALGVHAGFSFSAGLIDYVVNWHLDTKPWLILPIGAGFAVIYYVVFRLAITLFNIPTPGREPEEVQEEMDREATK; from the coding sequence ATGAGCTCCGAGAGCGCGGCCGCGCCGCGGCAGAAGTGGTGGAACGGACTCTTCCAGGGGCTGCAGAAGATCGGCCGCAGCCTGCAGCTCCCGGTCGCCGTGCTGCCCGCGGCGGGTCTGCTTGTCAGTCTCGGCAACCTGTTCGACGCCTCGCTGGACGGCCCGTTCTGGGACCGGACCTCGGAGGTCCTGATCAAGGGTGGGGGCGGCATCCTCGACGGCAGCCTGGGCCTGCCGCTGCTGTTCTGCATCGGGGTCGCGATCGGCTTCGCGAAGAAGGCCGACGGTTCGACCGCGCTCGCGGCGGTGGCGGGCTTCCTCGTCTACTACAACGTCCTGAAGGCTTTCCCGGTCGACGGCACGGTGACGGAGGCGATGCCGGACGGCACTCCGCAGAACCCGGGGGTGCTCGGCGGCATCCTGATCGGTCTGCTGACGGCAGTCATCTGGCAGCGCTACCACCGCACCCGGTTGGTGGACTGGCTGGGCTTCTTCAACGGGCGCCGGCTCGTCCCGATCATCATGGCGTTCGTGTGCTGTGTGCTGGGGGTGCTGTTCGGTCTGCTGTGGGACCCGGTCGGTGACGCGCTGACGGCCTTCTCGAAGCGGCTGATCGACCTCGGGGCGTGGGGCGCGGGCATCTTCGGCGTCGCGAACCGGCTTCTGATCCCGATCGGGATGCACCAGTTCCTGAACACGTTCTTCTGGTTCCAGGCGGGCGAGTACGAGGGCGACGACGGCACGGCGGTGCAGGGCGACCTGACGCGCTTCTTCGCCGGGGACCCCGACGCGGGTCTGTTCATGTCGGGTTTCTTCCCGATCATGATGTTCGGTCTTCCGGCGGCCGCTCTGGCGATCACCCACTGCGCCCGGCCGGAGCACCGCAAACGGGTGGGCGGCCTGATGTTCTCGGTCGGCCTGACGTCGTTCGTGACGGGCGTGACGGAGCCGATCGAGTTCTCGTTCATGTTCGTGGCGCCGCTGCTCTACGGGCTGCACGCGCTGCTGACGGGGGCGTCGATGGCGATCACCTGGGCGCTGGGTGTGCATGCGGGCTTCAGCTTCTCGGCCGGTCTGATCGACTACGTCGTCAACTGGCACCTGGATACGAAGCCGTGGCTGATCCTGCCGATCGGCGCGGGGTTCGCGGTGATCTACTACGTCGTCTTCCGGCTGGCGATCACTTTGTTCAATATTCCTACACCTGGGCGCGAGCCGGAGGAGGTCCAGGAGGAGATGGACCGGGAGGCGACCAAGTAG
- a CDS encoding HNH endonuclease codes for MSTKYPRDLLMRTAAASTSLVDLMRRVGAPMGSIAQRYLRHRLETYAIDTSHFLDEPLPPRERRSYSKERLSKAAASSHSIREMLEYLGYAPDDSPYSHIRKKLDQFGIDTSHFTSGRRYGTETLAREDLASAVQASTSLAGVLRLLGRPNNGSSRRSVRRSIEAHGLSVEHFTGQAHCRGVPSPYRRAAVDVLRRQESGSHRTRTTLLRRSLDDLGVPHVCVECGIGDVWRGRPLVLEIDHINGDRLDNRLENLRYLCPSCHSQTGTFSRGTPARR; via the coding sequence ATGAGCACCAAGTATCCCCGCGACCTCCTGATGAGGACCGCGGCGGCGTCGACGAGCCTGGTCGACCTCATGCGCCGGGTCGGCGCCCCCATGGGCAGCATCGCGCAGCGGTACCTTCGCCACCGGCTCGAGACCTACGCGATCGACACCTCCCATTTCCTCGATGAGCCGCTGCCCCCACGCGAACGCCGCTCGTACTCGAAAGAGCGGCTCTCGAAAGCCGCGGCAAGTTCGCACAGCATCCGGGAAATGCTGGAGTACCTGGGTTACGCGCCGGACGACAGCCCCTACAGCCACATACGCAAGAAGCTCGACCAGTTCGGCATCGACACCTCGCACTTCACCAGCGGCCGGCGGTACGGCACAGAAACTCTCGCCCGCGAGGATCTCGCATCCGCCGTACAGGCGTCCACGAGCCTGGCGGGAGTGCTCAGGCTGTTGGGAAGACCGAACAACGGCTCCTCGCGGAGGTCGGTTCGGCGGAGCATCGAAGCCCACGGGTTGTCGGTCGAGCACTTCACCGGCCAGGCTCACTGCCGAGGCGTACCCTCTCCGTACCGAAGAGCCGCCGTCGACGTTCTGCGACGCCAGGAATCCGGATCGCACCGCACCCGAACGACGCTGCTTCGGCGGTCGCTGGACGATCTGGGTGTGCCCCATGTCTGCGTGGAGTGCGGAATCGGGGATGTCTGGCGGGGGCGGCCCTTGGTACTGGAGATAGACCACATCAACGGCGACCGTCTGGACAACCGGCTCGAGAACCTCAGGTACTTGTGCCCGTCGTGCCACAGCCAGACAGGCACCTTCTCCCGGGGCACTCCTGCACGGCGTTGA
- a CDS encoding isochorismatase family protein gives MHRALIVVDVQNDFCEGGSLAVAGGADVAAAITELIGHAQPGYRHVVATRDHHVEPGDHFSDHPDFARSWPPHCVAGTEGVGFHPNFAPAVASGAISAVFDKGAYAAAYSGFEGADENGMTLAEWLRARDVSEVDVVGIATDHCVRATALDAAREGFRTNVLLGLTAGVSADSTARAVEEMREAGVELSGKPVV, from the coding sequence ATGCACCGCGCCTTGATCGTCGTCGACGTTCAGAACGACTTCTGCGAGGGCGGCAGCCTCGCGGTGGCGGGAGGTGCCGATGTCGCGGCCGCCATCACCGAACTCATCGGCCACGCCCAGCCCGGCTACCGCCATGTGGTCGCCACCCGCGACCACCACGTCGAACCGGGCGACCACTTCTCCGACCACCCGGACTTCGCCCGCTCCTGGCCGCCGCACTGCGTGGCCGGCACGGAGGGCGTCGGTTTCCACCCGAACTTCGCACCGGCCGTCGCCTCCGGCGCGATCTCCGCGGTCTTCGACAAGGGCGCGTACGCGGCGGCGTACAGCGGCTTCGAAGGCGCCGACGAGAACGGCATGACACTGGCGGAGTGGCTGCGCGCCCGCGACGTCAGCGAGGTGGACGTCGTCGGCATCGCGACCGACCACTGTGTGCGGGCGACCGCGCTGGACGCCGCGCGGGAAGGCTTCCGCACGAATGTGCTGCTCGGACTGACGGCCGGTGTGTCGGCGGACTCGACGGCGCGGGCGGTGGAGGAGATGCGCGAGGCGGGCGTCGAACTGTCGGGCAAGCCGGTGGTGTGA
- the rdgB gene encoding RdgB/HAM1 family non-canonical purine NTP pyrophosphatase produces the protein MTRLILATRNAGKITELRAILADAGVTHELVGADTYPEIPDVKETGVTFAENALLKAHALAKATGLPAVADDSGLCVDVLGGAPGIFSARWSGRHGDDQANLDLLLAQLLDIDTPHRGAHFACAAALALPDGTERVVEGRLQGTLRRSPHGTNGFGYDPILQPEGESRTCAELTPDEKNAISHRGKAFRALVPVVKELLG, from the coding sequence ATGACCCGACTGATCCTCGCCACACGCAACGCCGGAAAGATCACCGAACTCAGGGCCATCCTCGCCGACGCGGGCGTCACCCACGAACTCGTCGGCGCGGACACCTACCCGGAGATCCCGGACGTCAAGGAGACCGGCGTCACCTTCGCCGAGAACGCCCTCCTCAAGGCGCACGCCCTCGCCAAGGCCACCGGCCTGCCCGCCGTCGCCGACGACTCCGGCCTCTGCGTCGACGTCCTCGGCGGCGCGCCCGGCATCTTCTCCGCGAGGTGGTCCGGCCGCCACGGCGACGATCAGGCGAACCTCGACCTGCTCCTCGCGCAACTCCTCGACATCGACACCCCCCACCGCGGCGCCCACTTCGCCTGCGCGGCAGCCCTCGCCCTCCCCGACGGCACGGAACGCGTCGTGGAAGGCCGGCTCCAGGGCACCCTCCGCCGCTCCCCGCACGGCACGAACGGCTTCGGCTACGACCCCATCCTCCAGCCGGAGGGCGAGAGCCGTACCTGCGCGGAACTGACCCCGGACGAGAAGAACGCGATCAGCCACCGGGGCAAGGCGTTCCGGGCGCTGGTGCCGGTGGTGAAGGAACTGCTGGGCTGA
- a CDS encoding cysteine synthase, translating to MRYDSPLAAVGNTPLVRLPRLSPSDDVRIWAKLEDRNPTGSIKDRPALHMVEQAEKDGRLTPGCTILEPTSGNTGISLAMAAKLKGYSIVCVMPENTSQERRDLLKMWGAEIIPSPAAGGSNTAVRVAKELAEQNPSWVMLYQYGNPDNAGAHYATTGPEILTDLPSVTHFVAGLGTTGTLMGVGRYLRENKPDVKIVAAEPRYDDLVYGLRNLDEGFVPELYDASVLTTRFSVGSADAVTRTRELLQQEGIFAGVSTGAALHAAIGVGKKAVKAGESADIVFVVADGGWKYLSTGVYTAETTEAAIETLQGQLWA from the coding sequence ATGCGATACGACTCCCCGCTCGCGGCCGTAGGCAACACGCCGCTGGTCCGGCTCCCGCGGCTGTCGCCCTCCGACGACGTCCGCATCTGGGCCAAGCTCGAGGACCGCAACCCCACCGGCTCGATCAAGGACCGCCCCGCGCTCCACATGGTCGAACAGGCGGAGAAGGACGGCCGCCTCACCCCGGGCTGCACCATCCTCGAACCCACCAGCGGCAACACCGGCATCTCGCTGGCGATGGCGGCCAAGCTCAAGGGCTACAGCATCGTCTGCGTGATGCCCGAGAACACCTCGCAGGAACGGCGTGACCTGCTGAAGATGTGGGGCGCCGAGATCATCCCGTCGCCCGCGGCCGGCGGCTCCAACACCGCCGTACGCGTCGCCAAGGAGCTCGCCGAGCAGAACCCGTCCTGGGTGATGCTCTACCAGTACGGAAACCCGGACAACGCCGGCGCCCACTACGCCACCACCGGCCCGGAGATCCTCACCGACCTGCCGTCGGTCACCCACTTCGTCGCGGGACTCGGGACCACCGGCACCCTCATGGGCGTCGGGCGCTACCTGCGCGAGAACAAGCCCGACGTGAAGATCGTGGCCGCGGAACCGCGGTACGACGACCTCGTGTACGGCCTGCGCAACCTCGACGAGGGCTTCGTCCCCGAGCTGTACGACGCGTCCGTGCTGACCACCCGCTTCTCGGTCGGCTCGGCGGACGCGGTCACCCGCACCCGTGAACTCCTCCAGCAGGAGGGCATCTTCGCGGGCGTCTCCACGGGCGCGGCGCTGCACGCCGCGATCGGCGTCGGGAAGAAGGCCGTCAAGGCCGGAGAGTCCGCCGACATCGTGTTCGTGGTGGCCGACGGCGGCTGGAAGTACCTGTCGACGGGCGTCTACACCGCGGAGACGACGGAAGCGGCGATCGAGACCCTGCAGGGCCAGCTCTGGGCCTGA
- a CDS encoding MBL fold metallo-hydrolase has product MKLTVVGCSGSFPSAESACSSYLVEADGFRLLLDMGNGALGELQRHCGLYDLDAIFLSHLHADHCIDMCGYFVARYYRHDGGRCDPIPVHGPEGTEQRLTTAYADTPSASSMSEVFDFHTLKPGHFEIGPFSVFTERLAHPVEAYGIRLEHGGRTLTYSGDTGVCDALDDLAAGADLFLCEASFTHGKEDIPDLHLNGREAGAYARRANAGRLVLTHIPPWTDPGQTLRDARAVYDGPTEVARPGAVYEI; this is encoded by the coding sequence ATGAAGCTCACCGTCGTCGGCTGCTCCGGGTCGTTCCCGTCCGCGGAATCGGCCTGCTCGAGCTACCTCGTAGAGGCCGACGGCTTCCGGCTGCTCCTCGACATGGGCAACGGCGCCCTCGGAGAGTTGCAGCGCCACTGTGGTCTCTACGATCTCGACGCCATCTTCCTCAGCCACCTTCACGCGGACCACTGCATCGACATGTGCGGTTACTTCGTGGCCCGCTACTACCGCCACGACGGCGGCCGCTGCGACCCCATCCCGGTCCACGGCCCCGAGGGCACCGAACAGCGTCTGACCACGGCCTACGCCGACACGCCGTCCGCCTCCTCCATGAGCGAGGTGTTCGACTTCCACACCCTGAAGCCGGGGCACTTCGAGATCGGGCCCTTCTCCGTCTTCACGGAGAGGCTGGCGCATCCCGTCGAGGCGTACGGCATCCGGCTGGAGCACGGCGGTAGGACGCTGACGTACTCGGGAGACACCGGTGTGTGCGACGCGCTCGACGACCTCGCCGCAGGCGCGGACCTCTTCCTGTGCGAGGCGTCCTTCACGCACGGCAAGGAGGACATCCCGGACCTCCACCTCAACGGCAGAGAGGCCGGGGCCTACGCCCGGCGCGCGAACGCCGGCCGGCTGGTCCTGACCCACATCCCGCCGTGGACGGACCCCGGGCAGACGCTGCGCGACGCCCGGGCCGTGTACGACGGCCCGACGGAGGTCGCGCGGCCCGGCGCGGTCTACGAGATCTGA
- a CDS encoding nicotinate phosphoribosyltransferase gives MNTADLGLPVDVPSTALFTDQYEFTMLQAALKAGTAERRSVFEVFTRRLPEGRRYGVVAGTGRVLDAVENYRFDPGVLGFLREQRIVDEPTLEWLARYRFSGDIWGYPEGEVYFPGSPIIRVEGTFAECVLLETVILSILNHDSAIAAAASRMSAAAAGRRLIEMGARRTHELSAVAAARAAYVGGFDSTSDLAAGFRYAIPTVGTSAHAFTLLHDSERGAFRAQVDSLGRGTTLLVDTYDVAEAVRTAVDIAGPELGAVRIDSGDLLLVAHRVRQQLDELGAVDTKIVVTSDLDEYAIASLAAAPVDAYGVGTQLVTGSGHPTCSMVYKLVARARSTDTAAPLEPVAKKSLGGKTSIGGRKWAARRLDADGIAEAEIVGVGEVPPELAERQLLVELVKGGDVVAREPLDAARARHTAARAGLPLSAIQLSRGEAVIPTEYV, from the coding sequence ATGAACACAGCAGACCTTGGGCTGCCGGTGGACGTGCCGTCGACCGCGCTCTTCACCGATCAGTACGAGTTCACGATGCTGCAGGCGGCGCTGAAGGCCGGCACGGCCGAGCGGCGATCCGTCTTCGAGGTCTTCACCCGACGCCTGCCCGAGGGCCGCCGCTACGGCGTGGTCGCCGGGACCGGCCGCGTCCTGGACGCCGTGGAGAACTACCGCTTCGACCCGGGAGTCCTCGGCTTCCTGCGGGAGCAGCGCATCGTCGACGAGCCCACGCTCGAGTGGCTCGCCCGCTATCGCTTCAGCGGCGACATCTGGGGCTACCCCGAGGGCGAGGTGTACTTCCCCGGTTCGCCGATCATCCGGGTCGAGGGCACCTTCGCCGAGTGCGTGCTGCTGGAGACGGTGATCCTCTCGATCCTCAACCACGACTCCGCGATCGCGGCCGCCGCCTCACGGATGTCCGCCGCCGCGGCCGGACGCCGGCTCATCGAGATGGGCGCCCGCCGCACGCACGAATTGTCGGCGGTCGCCGCGGCGCGCGCCGCGTACGTCGGCGGCTTCGACTCCACGTCCGACCTCGCGGCCGGCTTCCGCTACGCCATCCCCACCGTGGGCACCAGCGCGCACGCCTTCACCCTGCTGCACGACAGCGAGCGCGGCGCGTTCCGAGCGCAGGTCGACTCACTCGGACGGGGTACGACGCTGCTCGTCGACACCTACGACGTGGCAGAAGCCGTCCGCACGGCCGTCGACATCGCCGGTCCCGAGCTCGGCGCCGTCCGTATCGACTCCGGCGACCTGCTGCTCGTCGCCCACCGGGTGCGCCAGCAGTTGGACGAGCTCGGGGCCGTCGACACCAAGATCGTGGTCACCTCCGACCTCGACGAGTACGCCATCGCCTCGCTGGCCGCCGCGCCGGTCGACGCCTACGGCGTCGGCACCCAGCTGGTCACCGGCAGCGGCCACCCCACCTGCTCGATGGTCTACAAGCTTGTCGCCCGTGCCAGGTCCACGGACACCGCCGCGCCGCTCGAGCCGGTCGCCAAGAAGTCCCTGGGCGGCAAGACGTCGATCGGCGGCCGCAAGTGGGCCGCGCGCCGCCTCGACGCCGACGGGATCGCGGAGGCCGAGATCGTCGGCGTCGGCGAGGTGCCCCCGGAGCTCGCCGAGCGGCAGCTGCTGGTGGAGTTGGTCAAGGGCGGCGACGTCGTCGCCCGCGAACCGCTGGACGCGGCCCGCGCCCGGCACACCGCGGCGCGGGCCGGTCTGCCGCTGTCGGCGATCCAGCTGTCGCGCGGCGAGGCGGTCATCCCGACCGAGTACGTGTGA
- a CDS encoding HNH endonuclease encodes MEAFGIDTSHLRSGRARHTEERLRELVARSTNVREVVLGLGINPVGGNHAHISRRITALGIDTSHFSVPRQRAPKGSRGDVLTLRDPSEGRVPGSRLRRNLLQRGCPEICTECGIGTRWNNKPLRLEVDHRNGDWWDNRPDNLRLLCPNCHAVTDTYRGRKRATTG; translated from the coding sequence ATGGAGGCCTTCGGGATAGACACCTCACACCTGCGGTCCGGGCGGGCACGGCACACGGAGGAGCGGTTGCGTGAGCTGGTGGCTCGGTCGACCAACGTCCGCGAAGTCGTGCTGGGCCTGGGTATCAACCCTGTGGGAGGCAACCACGCGCACATCAGCCGCCGGATCACTGCTCTCGGCATCGACACCTCTCACTTCTCCGTTCCACGTCAGCGGGCGCCGAAAGGGTCCCGCGGTGACGTACTGACACTGCGTGACCCAAGCGAAGGGCGAGTTCCCGGCAGCCGACTCCGCCGGAACCTCTTGCAGAGGGGGTGCCCCGAAATCTGCACCGAGTGCGGCATCGGCACACGATGGAACAACAAACCCCTGCGCCTCGAAGTGGACCACCGAAACGGGGACTGGTGGGACAACCGACCCGACAACCTACGGCTCCTGTGCCCCAACTGCCATGCGGTAACGGACACTTACCGAGGCCGGAAGAGGGCGACCACCGGATGA
- a CDS encoding PTS glucose/sucrose transporter subunit IIB, protein MGRGGGPDAQRSERREKDMASKAEKIVAGLGGIDNIEEIEGCITRLRTEVADPSLVDEAALKAAGAHGVVKMGTAVQVVIGTDADPIAADIEDMM, encoded by the coding sequence GTGGGCCGAGGCGGTGGGCCGGACGCTCAACGCTCCGAACGCAGGGAGAAAGACATGGCCAGCAAGGCTGAGAAGATCGTCGCCGGGCTCGGCGGCATCGACAACATCGAGGAGATCGAAGGCTGCATCACCCGCCTCCGTACCGAGGTCGCGGACCCCAGCCTTGTCGACGAAGCCGCCCTCAAGGCCGCCGGCGCCCACGGCGTCGTCAAAATGGGCACCGCCGTCCAGGTCGTCATCGGCACCGACGCCGACCCGATCGCCGCCGACATCGAAGACATGATGTGA
- the rph gene encoding ribonuclease PH: MSRIDGRTPEQLRPVTIERGWSKHAEGSVLISFGDTKVFCTASFTEGVPRWRKGSGEGWVTSEYSMLPRSTNTRGDRESVRGKIGGRTHEISRLIGRSLRAVIDYKALGENTVVLDCDVLQADGGTRTAAITGAYVALADAIAWAQAKKIVKPGRKPLTGTVAAVSVGIVDGTPLLDLCYEEDVRAETDMNVVCTGDGRFVEVQGTAEAEPFDRKELNALLDLATGGCADLAALQAEALGRSAQ; encoded by the coding sequence ATGTCTCGAATCGACGGCCGCACCCCCGAACAGCTCCGCCCCGTCACCATCGAACGCGGATGGAGCAAGCACGCCGAGGGCTCCGTCCTCATCTCCTTCGGAGACACCAAAGTCTTCTGCACCGCCTCCTTCACCGAAGGCGTCCCCCGCTGGCGCAAGGGCAGCGGCGAAGGCTGGGTCACCTCCGAGTACTCGATGCTCCCCCGCTCCACCAACACCCGCGGCGACCGCGAATCCGTACGCGGCAAGATCGGCGGCCGCACCCACGAGATCAGCCGCCTCATCGGCCGCTCCCTGCGCGCCGTCATCGACTACAAGGCACTCGGCGAGAACACCGTCGTCCTCGACTGCGACGTCCTCCAGGCCGACGGCGGCACCCGCACCGCCGCCATCACCGGCGCCTACGTGGCCCTCGCCGACGCCATCGCCTGGGCCCAGGCCAAAAAGATCGTCAAGCCCGGCCGCAAACCCCTCACCGGCACCGTCGCCGCCGTCAGCGTCGGCATCGTCGACGGCACCCCCCTCCTCGACCTCTGCTACGAGGAGGACGTCCGCGCCGAGACCGACATGAACGTGGTCTGCACCGGCGACGGCCGCTTCGTCGAGGTCCAGGGCACCGCGGAAGCCGAGCCCTTCGACCGCAAGGAGCTCAACGCCCTCCTCGACCTCGCCACCGGAGGCTGCGCCGACCTCGCCGCCCTCCAGGCCGAAGCCCTCGGGCGCAGCGCCCAGTAG
- a CDS encoding MoaD/ThiS family protein, which produces MAIEVRIPTILRTYTGGAKAVEANGDTLAELFADLESRHNGIQERIVEGDQLRRFVNVYLNDEDVRFLDGISTKLADGDSVTILPAVAGGMV; this is translated from the coding sequence ATGGCCATCGAGGTCCGCATCCCGACCATCCTCCGCACCTACACCGGCGGCGCCAAGGCCGTCGAGGCCAACGGGGACACCCTCGCCGAGCTCTTCGCCGACCTCGAGTCCCGCCACAACGGCATCCAGGAGCGCATCGTCGAGGGCGACCAGCTGCGCCGTTTCGTGAACGTCTACCTGAACGACGAGGACGTCCGCTTCCTCGACGGCATCTCCACCAAGCTCGCCGACGGCGACAGCGTCACGATCCTGCCGGCCGTCGCCGGCGGCATGGTCTGA
- a CDS encoding amino acid permease has protein sequence MTSVQVDNHTGDEAGGNTSQEGYERGLGSRQVQMIAIGGAIGVGLFMGAGANIAKAGPSIILMYALAGVVIFFIMRALGELLLYRPVSGSFAEYAREFLGPFFGYVTGWTYWLMWIVTGMAELTAAAIYIHFWFPEIPQWVSALVFLVVLFGVNLISVKIFGEIEFWFSMIKVTAIIGMIVIGLGVLTLGFSDAGDTASVSNLWSYDGIFPNGIGSSLMTLQGVMFAYLAVELVGVTAGESEDPEKTLPKAINTLPWRIIIFYVGALVVILSVVKWTEFSAGESPFVHAFEKIGIPLAAGIVNFVVLTAALSSCNSGMYSTGRMLRDLASNGEAPKALGKLNRRRTPALGIAVSVTLMGIGVVLNYIVPEKAFGYVVSVATAAGIWTWMMILVSHIRYRSAVDAGRLRASSFPAPGGALFSWVALLFLIGVTGMVAFDEAGRISLYVAAVWALGLAVGWQVLRRNNPQITERAAQREYAAKSD, from the coding sequence ATGACCTCGGTGCAGGTCGACAATCACACCGGCGACGAGGCCGGGGGCAACACCTCGCAAGAAGGCTACGAGCGTGGACTCGGCAGCCGGCAGGTCCAGATGATCGCCATCGGCGGTGCCATCGGCGTGGGCCTGTTCATGGGGGCCGGCGCGAACATCGCCAAGGCCGGACCCAGCATCATCCTGATGTACGCCCTCGCGGGCGTCGTCATCTTCTTCATCATGCGAGCTCTCGGCGAGCTGCTCCTCTACCGGCCCGTCTCCGGCTCCTTCGCCGAGTACGCCCGGGAGTTCCTCGGTCCGTTCTTCGGCTATGTCACCGGCTGGACGTACTGGCTGATGTGGATCGTCACCGGCATGGCCGAGCTCACCGCGGCCGCCATCTACATCCACTTCTGGTTCCCCGAGATCCCGCAATGGGTCAGCGCACTGGTCTTCCTGGTGGTGCTCTTCGGCGTCAACCTGATCTCGGTGAAGATCTTCGGCGAGATCGAGTTCTGGTTCTCGATGATCAAGGTCACCGCGATCATCGGCATGATCGTGATCGGTCTCGGTGTCCTCACCCTCGGCTTCTCCGACGCCGGTGACACCGCCTCCGTCTCCAACCTCTGGTCCTACGACGGAATCTTCCCCAACGGCATCGGCTCCAGCCTGATGACCCTGCAGGGCGTCATGTTCGCCTACCTCGCCGTCGAGCTCGTCGGTGTGACGGCGGGAGAGTCGGAGGACCCGGAGAAGACCCTCCCCAAGGCGATCAACACGCTGCCCTGGCGCATCATCATCTTCTACGTCGGCGCCCTGGTCGTGATCCTCTCCGTGGTCAAGTGGACCGAGTTCTCCGCGGGCGAGAGCCCCTTCGTGCATGCCTTCGAGAAGATCGGCATCCCGCTCGCCGCGGGCATCGTCAACTTCGTGGTGCTCACCGCGGCCCTGTCGTCCTGCAACTCCGGCATGTACTCCACCGGCCGGATGCTGCGCGACCTCGCCTCCAACGGCGAGGCCCCCAAGGCGCTCGGCAAGCTCAACCGCCGCCGCACGCCGGCGCTCGGCATCGCGGTGTCCGTCACCCTCATGGGCATCGGTGTGGTCCTCAACTACATCGTCCCGGAGAAGGCCTTCGGATACGTGGTGTCCGTCGCCACCGCGGCCGGCATCTGGACCTGGATGATGATCCTCGTCAGCCACATCCGCTACCGCTCTGCGGTGGACGCCGGGCGGCTGCGCGCCTCGTCCTTCCCGGCTCCGGGCGGCGCCCTCTTCAGCTGGGTCGCCCTGCTCTTCCTCATCGGCGTGACCGGCATGGTCGCCTTCGACGAGGCGGGCCGGATCTCCCTCTATGTCGCCGCCGTCTGGGCCCTGGGCCTCGCCGTCGGCTGGCAGGTGCTGAGGCGGAACAACCCGCAGATCACCGAGCGGGCGGCGCAGCGGGAGTACGCGGCGAAGTCCGACTGA
- a CDS encoding M67 family metallopeptidase, producing the protein MLTITQALFDQIVAHAREDHPDEACGVVAGPEGSGRPERFIPMLNAARSPTFYEFDSGDLLKLYRELDDRDEEPVIIYHSHTATEAYPSRTDVSYANEPGAHYVLVSTADTDDAGPFQFRSFRIVDGEITEEDVKVVEAY; encoded by the coding sequence ATGCTGACCATCACCCAGGCCCTCTTCGACCAGATCGTCGCCCACGCCCGCGAGGACCACCCGGACGAGGCCTGCGGCGTCGTCGCCGGACCGGAGGGCTCCGGCCGTCCCGAGCGCTTCATCCCGATGCTGAACGCGGCCCGTTCGCCCACGTTCTACGAGTTCGACTCGGGTGACCTGCTCAAGCTCTACCGCGAGCTGGACGACCGGGACGAGGAGCCCGTGATCATCTATCACTCGCACACCGCGACAGAGGCGTACCCCTCCCGCACCGACGTCAGCTACGCAAACGAGCCCGGCGCCCACTACGTCCTGGTCTCCACGGCGGACACCGACGACGCGGGGCCCTTCCAGTTCCGCTCGTTCCGCATCGTGGACGGTGAGATCACCGAAGAGGACGTGAAGGTCGTGGAGGCTTACTGA